One Aegilops tauschii subsp. strangulata cultivar AL8/78 chromosome 7, Aet v6.0, whole genome shotgun sequence genomic window carries:
- the LOC109782297 gene encoding histone H2A isoform X2, protein MDASATGAGAKAKKGAAGRKAGGPRKKSVTRSVKAGLQFPVGRIGRYLKNGRYAKRVGTGGPVYLAAVLEYLAAELLELAGNAAKDNKKSRIVPRHLLLAVRNDQELGRLLAGVTIAHGGVLPNINPVLLPKRTAEKEPKEGKSPKKTAKSPKKADKKA, encoded by the coding sequence ATGGACGCCTCAGCCACCGGAGCGGGAGCGAAGGCGAAGAAGGGCGCGGCCGGGCGCAAGGCCGGCGGCCCCAGGAAGAAGTCGGTGACGAGGTCCGTCAAGGCCGGGCTCCAGTTCCCCGTCGGCCGCATCGGGCGCTACCTCAAGAATGGCCGCTACGCGAAGCGCGTCGGCACGGGCGGCCCCGTCTACCTCGCCGCCGTCCTGGAGTACCTCGCCGCCGAGCTGCTGGAGCTCGCCGGGAACGCCGCCAAGGACAACAAGAAGTCCCGCATCGTGCCCAGGCACCTGCTGCTCGCCGTCCGGAACGACCAGGAGCTCGGGAGGCTGCTGGCTGGCGTGACCATCGCGCACGGCGGCGTGCTGCCCAACATCAACCCGGTGCTGCTGCCCAAGAGGACGGCGGAGAAGGAGCCCAAGGAGGGCAAGTCGCCCAAGAAGACCGCCAAGTCCCCCAAGAAGGCCGACAAGAAGGCTTAG
- the LOC109782297 gene encoding probable histone H2A.5 isoform X1: MDASATGAGAKAKKGAAGRKAGGPRKKSVTRSVKGGLQFPVGRIGRYLKNGRYAKRVGTGAPVYLAAVLEYLAAELLELAGNAAKDNKKSRIVPRHLLLAVRNDQELGRLLAGVTIAHGGVLPNINPVLLPKRTAEKEPKEGKSPKKTAKSPKKTAKSPKKADKKA; the protein is encoded by the exons ATGGACGCCTCAGCCACCGGAGCCGGAGCGAAGGCGAAGAAGGGCGCGGCCGGGCGCAAGGCCGGCGGCCCCAGGAAGAAGTCGGTGACGCGGTCCGTCAAGGGCGGGCTCCAGTTCCCCGTCGGCCGCATCGGGCGCTACCTCAAGAACGGCCGTTACGCGAAGCGCGTCGGCACGGGCGCCCCCGTCTACCTCGCCGCCGTCCTTGAGTACCTCGCCGCCGAACTGCTGGAGCTCGCCGGGAACGCCGCCAAGGACAACAAGAAGTCCCGCATCGTGCCCAGGCACCTGCTGCTGGCCGTGAGGAACGACCAGGAGCTCGGGAGGCTGCTGGCCGGCGTCACCATCGCGCACGGCGGCGTGCTGCCCAACATCAACCCCGTGCTGCTGCCCAAGAGGACGGCGGAGAAGGAGCCCAAGGAGGGCAAGTCGCCCAAGAAGACCGCCAAGTCCCCCAAGAAG ACCGCCAAGTCCCCCAAGAAGGCCGACAAGAAGGCTTAG